Genomic DNA from Candidatus Koribacter versatilis Ellin345:
CCTGCCAATCGCGAAACTCAGAACATCAAGCAAGGCCAGCGCAGCCGAAGGGGACGCATCAGTTTGTTCCTGAATCTCCAGAGTTCCCGTTGGCCTGCGATGTTAAATTGCGGATGATTTCGGCTTCGCGAGCGCGGTAGGGACGACCATCGGCGTAGAAGACTTCGTGGAACCACGCGACCGGCGGCTCCAGAACGTAAGGACGCTTCCAAGAATCCCACGGCAAATTGGTCTGCGTTTTTCCGACAACCAATCCCCAGTTGATGGCGCCGACGTGCTCTTTGAGTGCGACGGGTAAGACTGTGTCGAAGGTGCTGCCTGCGGGACGAGCCATATATTCGGTGCAGATGATGGGCCGGTTGTAGGCGCGGAGCCAGTTGATACGCTCTTCGAAAGTTTCCGGCCAGTCGTAGCTGTGGAAGGTGATGATGTCGGACTGTTCCAGCTGGATTTTCGCGGTTGGAATGGCCTTATCCAGAGATGAATAGTCGCCGCGCCACACGCCACTGGTGAGTGGTTGGATGGGATGCATCTCACGCGCCCATTCGAAAACTTGAGGCAGGAGTTTATTGACGTAGTCGGCTTTGTACGGCAGCTCGACGCGCTCGTAGGCAGGCTTGTTGTCGTTGTCGGGCTCATTCCAAACATCCCAGGCGAGGATGCGTTGATCGTTGGCGAATTTGCCGACCACGCCCTGCACGTATGCCTTCAGCCGCGGATACTCCGCGGGATCTTCGAGTCCTTTGCGGCCGGGGCTCTGCATCCATCCAGAGTTGTGCACGCCGGGAACGGGCGGATGCTGCGGACCGAGCTTGGGATTTGGGTCCCATACGGAGTCGAAGATCACAAGCATGGGGCGGATGTGGTGTTTGGCGCAGATGCCGAGAAATTGATCGAGGCGCTTGGTGAAGCCGGCGGCATCCTGCTGCCAGAGAAGATCGTG
This window encodes:
- a CDS encoding cellulase family glycosylhydrolase; the encoded protein is MRSHRKQQLIGLLLLLVSFTAVAQTPRWTEEKAAQWYKQQPWLVGSNFIPTDAINELEMWQADTFNPQEIDRELGWAEGLGMNTMRVFLHDLLWQQDAAGFTKRLDQFLGICAKHHIRPMLVIFDSVWDPNPKLGPQHPPVPGVHNSGWMQSPGRKGLEDPAEYPRLKAYVQGVVGKFANDQRILAWDVWNEPDNDNKPAYERVELPYKADYVNKLLPQVFEWAREMHPIQPLTSGVWRGDYSSLDKAIPTAKIQLEQSDIITFHSYDWPETFEERINWLRAYNRPIICTEYMARPAGSTFDTVLPVALKEHVGAINWGLVVGKTQTNLPWDSWKRPYVLEPPVAWFHEVFYADGRPYRAREAEIIRNLTSQANGNSGDSGTN